From Lysobacter auxotrophicus, the proteins below share one genomic window:
- the ctaD gene encoding cytochrome c oxidase subunit I: MAVTHADTHHHDDHAHKQGFIERWFFSTNHKDIGTLYLIFSFIMFIIGAAMSVVIRAELMKPGLQFVEPMFFNQMTTVHALVMIFGGVMPAFVGLANWMIPLQIGAPDMALPRMNNWSFWILPFAFTMLLLTLFLPGGAPAGGWTLYPPLSLQGGSNVAFAIFAIHMMGISSIMGAINVIATVLNMRAPGIDLLKMPIFCWTWLITAFLLIAVMPVLAGAVTMLLTDKFFATSFFNAAGGGDPVMFQHIFWFFGHPEVYIMILPAFGVVSEIIPTFSRKPLFGYQAMVYATASIAFLSFIVWAHHMFTVGMPLGGEIYFMFATMLIAVPTGVKVFNWVTTMWRGSISFEAPMLWAIAFVILFTIGGFSGLMLAIVPADFQYHDTYFVVAHFHYVLVTGALFSIIAATYYWWPKWTGRMYSESAAKFHFWWTMIFVNLLFFPQHFLGLAGMPRRIPDYNVVFADWNLISSIGAFGMFVTPFMMAFILWRSKAVGAKAAARAWPTARGLEWTVPSPAPHHTFSTPPVIKDGDLAHGDITH, encoded by the coding sequence ATGGCCGTCACGCACGCTGACACCCACCATCACGATGATCACGCCCACAAGCAGGGCTTCATCGAGCGCTGGTTCTTCTCGACCAACCACAAGGACATCGGGACGCTGTACCTGATCTTCAGCTTCATCATGTTCATCATCGGCGCGGCGATGTCGGTGGTGATCCGTGCGGAGCTGATGAAGCCGGGCCTGCAGTTCGTCGAACCGATGTTCTTCAACCAGATGACCACCGTGCACGCGCTGGTCATGATCTTCGGCGGCGTCATGCCGGCCTTCGTCGGCCTGGCGAACTGGATGATCCCGCTGCAGATCGGCGCGCCGGACATGGCGCTGCCGCGCATGAACAACTGGTCCTTCTGGATCCTGCCGTTCGCCTTCACGATGCTGCTGCTCACGCTGTTCCTGCCGGGCGGCGCCCCGGCCGGCGGCTGGACGCTGTATCCGCCGCTCTCGCTGCAGGGCGGCAGCAACGTGGCCTTCGCGATCTTCGCCATCCACATGATGGGCATCAGCTCGATCATGGGCGCGATCAACGTGATCGCCACCGTGCTGAACATGCGCGCGCCTGGCATCGACCTTCTGAAGATGCCGATCTTCTGCTGGACCTGGCTGATCACCGCGTTCCTGCTGATCGCCGTGATGCCGGTGCTCGCCGGCGCGGTGACGATGCTGCTGACCGACAAGTTCTTCGCCACCTCGTTCTTCAACGCGGCCGGCGGCGGCGACCCGGTGATGTTCCAGCACATCTTCTGGTTCTTCGGCCACCCCGAGGTCTACATCATGATCCTGCCGGCGTTCGGCGTCGTGTCGGAGATCATCCCGACCTTCAGCCGCAAGCCGCTGTTCGGCTACCAGGCCATGGTGTATGCGACCGCGTCGATCGCGTTCCTCTCGTTCATCGTGTGGGCGCACCACATGTTCACCGTCGGCATGCCGCTGGGTGGCGAGATCTACTTCATGTTCGCCACGATGCTCATCGCCGTGCCGACGGGCGTGAAGGTGTTCAACTGGGTCACCACCATGTGGCGCGGCTCGATCTCGTTCGAAGCGCCGATGCTGTGGGCGATCGCGTTCGTGATCCTGTTCACCATCGGCGGTTTCTCGGGCCTGATGCTCGCCATCGTCCCGGCCGACTTCCAGTACCACGACACCTACTTCGTGGTGGCGCATTTCCACTACGTGCTGGTGACCGGCGCGCTGTTCTCGATCATCGCCGCCACGTACTACTGGTGGCCGAAGTGGACGGGCCGCATGTACAGCGAGTCGGCGGCGAAGTTCCACTTCTGGTGGACGATGATCTTCGTCAACCTGCTGTTCTTCCCGCAGCACTTCCTGGGCCTGGCCGGCATGCCGCGCCGCATCCCGGACTACAACGTCGTGTTCGCGGACTGGAACCTGATCAGCTCGATCGGCGCGTTCGGCATGTTCGTCACGCCGTTCATGATGGCCTTCATCCTGTGGCGCTCGAAGGCTGTTGGCGCCAAGGCCGCAGCCCGCGCGTGGCCGACCGCACGTGGCCTGGAATGGACGGTGCCGAGCCCGGCTCCGCACCACACGTTCTCGACGCCGCCGGTCATCAAGGATGGCGACCTGGCGCACGGCGACATCACTCACTGA
- the coxB gene encoding cytochrome c oxidase subunit II, whose product MKAGRFKQWGAGIAAMALPVLASAQAADPKRWQLNMGQGVTVQSANAYSAHMFALWVCVIIGILVFGAMAYAMFKFRHSKGAVADKDFTHSTKLEVIWTVVPVVLLVLMAFPATSKLIKMYDTRNAEMTVKITGYQWMWKYDYLGENVGFTSRLDRKSDQIRQSGVDARTADHPHYLLDVDNVLVLPTETKIRFVITADDVIHAWWVPALGWKQDAIPGIVNEAWTDIKKPGIYRGQCAELCGKDHGFMPIVVKAVPKAEYQQWLAAQKAKNAPAPAPAPAAPPAAPAQPEATPNTDATAATAEKQAPVAG is encoded by the coding sequence ATGAAAGCCGGTCGTTTCAAGCAGTGGGGCGCGGGCATCGCCGCGATGGCGCTGCCGGTCCTTGCCAGTGCGCAGGCGGCCGATCCCAAGCGGTGGCAGCTCAACATGGGCCAGGGCGTGACCGTCCAGTCGGCCAACGCCTACAGCGCGCACATGTTCGCCCTGTGGGTGTGCGTGATCATCGGCATCCTGGTGTTCGGCGCCATGGCCTACGCCATGTTCAAGTTCCGCCACTCCAAGGGCGCGGTGGCGGACAAGGATTTCACCCACAGCACGAAGCTCGAGGTCATCTGGACCGTCGTCCCGGTCGTGCTGCTGGTGCTGATGGCGTTCCCGGCCACCAGCAAGCTGATCAAGATGTACGACACCCGCAACGCCGAGATGACCGTCAAGATCACCGGCTACCAGTGGATGTGGAAGTACGACTACCTCGGCGAGAACGTCGGCTTCACCAGCCGCCTGGACCGCAAGAGCGACCAGATCCGCCAGAGCGGCGTCGACGCCCGCACGGCCGACCATCCGCACTACCTGCTCGACGTCGACAACGTGCTGGTGCTGCCGACCGAGACGAAGATCCGCTTCGTGATCACCGCCGACGACGTCATCCACGCATGGTGGGTGCCGGCGCTGGGCTGGAAGCAGGACGCGATCCCGGGCATCGTCAACGAGGCCTGGACCGACATCAAGAAGCCGGGCATCTACCGCGGCCAGTGCGCGGAACTGTGCGGCAAGGACCACGGCTTCATGCCGATCGTGGTCAAGGCCGTGCCGAAGGCCGAGTACCAGCAGTGGCTCGCAGCGCAGAAGGCGAAGAACGCCCCGGCGCCGGCCCCGGCTCCGGCCGCACCGCCCGCCGCTCCGGCCCAGCCGGAAGCGACCCCGAACACCGACGCCACGGCCGCGACTGCTGAAAAGCAGGCGCCGGTCGCCGGCTGA